GTTCTCTGCAGCTGAGGGTTCGATTGGTTCTGATGTGACGGACTGGATCTTCTTTAGCCGGGTACTCATCAAGGAGTGATGCCGAGTGTGATACCAGAGCAAATACCATTCTCTTTTGACCATGGAGTATTCCAGCTTATACGGAAATCCCAAATGATCCTTATTAATACGTTCGCCCTTAATCGCGTAGGTGATAAGAATGCCCGTTTTATTCATGATATGCCGGCGCAAAGATCGCAGAAGAGGGTGGTAGACCTGCTTTTCTAGCGTACGGGCTTTTTCAATCAAATGATTGGAAATATCCATCCCCTGTTCCGACTCAAGGGCAGTACGTAGCTTGTCCATAGTATCCGCAGTGAAAGCATCAGCTGCCGAGGGATGCTCCAGCATCGTCTTCAGCCAGACCCGTTCGTGCGAAGTGATCATGAAAGTACCGGAGTCCTCCAATCGGGAAATGATCTGGTGATTGAATATTTTCTCAAACAGATTCATAGTAAGCTTGGATCTCCTTCCATTCTGCAATGATTTCCCGGCGAAACGAAGCGGGCTCCAGAATCTCGCAGCTGGAACCGAAGCTACGCAGCCATGGCTTAATTTCGGTTACCCCGTTTACGATGATTTCATAAATAAACGAATGTTCATCCTCAAATACAATTTCCCCCCATTGTCCCTGCAAGAGTACCCGTTCCTTGATGAAGTTCGGTTCCGAACCTCCCGGATTAAAAAACCGGACACGTACGGTCACCGGCCGGCCAGTATCTATCAACCAGCTGTACCTAATCTTCTCGGCAAGTTCTTTATTCTTTT
This genomic stretch from Paenibacillus sp. FSL H7-0737 harbors:
- a CDS encoding WYL domain-containing protein; translated protein: MNLFEKIFNHQIISRLEDSGTFMITSHERVWLKTMLEHPSAADAFTADTMDKLRTALESEQGMDISNHLIEKARTLEKQVYHPLLRSLRRHIMNKTGILITYAIKGERINKDHLGFPYKLEYSMVKREWYLLWYHTRHHSLMSTRLKKIQSVTSEPIEPSAAENILRKIGETLESRKTEVIIEIVRVYNAELSRILYAFSSFEKNVEYDTEKDTYRVRVSLLGDELEYLLSKIRFLGKRVWVVEGDYLKKRMLESSSKALERYGIIPTDEELSS